In the Mycolicibacterium chubuense NBB4 genome, one interval contains:
- a CDS encoding response regulator transcription factor, which yields MKPMTDTAARTDDRSPGFRALVVDDEVALAEIVASYLVREHFDTRVAHDGATAVAVARDHDPDVVILDLGLPGMDGLEVCRQLRTFSDAYVVMLTARDTELDTIVGLSVGADDYVTKPFSSGELVARIRAMLRRPRAVPAAAPAASDRPAPLTFGPLRIDLAAREVFLDGAPIPLTRTEFDLLAALSARPGTVLSRRQLLETVRDGPWVGNEHLVDVHVGHVRRKLGDDPAAPHFIITVRGVGYRMGDPR from the coding sequence ATGAAACCCATGACCGACACCGCAGCGCGCACCGACGACCGCTCACCGGGGTTCCGCGCGTTGGTCGTCGACGACGAAGTGGCCCTGGCCGAGATCGTGGCCAGCTACCTCGTCCGGGAACACTTCGACACGCGGGTCGCCCACGACGGGGCCACCGCCGTCGCCGTCGCCCGTGACCACGACCCCGACGTCGTGATCCTGGATCTGGGTCTGCCCGGCATGGACGGGCTGGAGGTGTGCCGTCAACTCCGCACCTTCTCCGACGCCTACGTCGTGATGCTCACCGCCCGCGACACCGAGTTGGACACCATCGTCGGACTCAGCGTGGGCGCCGACGACTACGTGACCAAACCGTTCAGCTCCGGCGAGCTGGTCGCCCGGATCCGGGCGATGCTGCGCCGACCGCGCGCGGTGCCCGCCGCGGCCCCCGCGGCCTCCGACAGGCCGGCGCCGCTGACGTTCGGACCGCTGCGCATCGACCTGGCCGCGCGCGAGGTGTTCCTCGACGGTGCACCGATTCCGTTGACGCGCACCGAATTCGACCTGCTGGCCGCCCTGTCGGCGCGGCCCGGCACGGTGCTGAGCCGACGCCAACTCCTCGAGACCGTGCGTGACGGCCCCTGGGTGGGAAACGAGCACCTCGTCGACGTTCACGTCGGACACGTCCGGCGCAAACTCGGCGACGACCCCGCCGCCCCGCACTTCATCATCACCGTGCGCGGTGTCGGGTACCGGATGGGCGACCCCCGATGA
- a CDS encoding BlaI/MecI/CopY family transcriptional regulator: MRVFGELETVVMAQLWSTDGQGTVREVFDQLRADREIAYTTVLSTMENLYRKGHLRREREGKAFRYRTTLSHAEHLAGLMREALSDGEEDTNAVLMHFVEEMSPDELAGLQDVIRRRGSRATKR; this comes from the coding sequence ATGCGGGTGTTCGGTGAACTGGAGACCGTGGTGATGGCCCAGCTCTGGTCGACCGATGGACAGGGCACTGTCCGGGAGGTGTTCGACCAGCTGCGCGCTGACCGTGAGATCGCGTACACGACGGTGTTGTCGACGATGGAGAACCTGTATCGCAAGGGACATCTACGTCGGGAACGCGAGGGCAAGGCGTTCCGCTACCGCACCACGCTCAGTCACGCCGAACACCTCGCCGGATTGATGCGGGAGGCCTTGAGCGACGGCGAGGAGGACACCAACGCGGTGCTGATGCACTTCGTGGAGGAGATGAGCCCCGATGAACTCGCCGGGCTCCAAGACGTGATCCGCCGCCGTGGTAGCCGGGCCACCAAGCGATGA
- the ripC gene encoding peptidoglycan hydrolase RipC: MTRARSSRGLRIAASVVLLLAVVSGTGNADPASDALARLNELSRTAEQTTEAMNSAELDLDAKVAEQAAAEARRNADEAVLNAARADLESYQSAVDDVAAAMYMGGRSDGMTAVLTADSPQQLIDELSVQRVISAEMATAMKGYRQASDRANAAARESTDSAAAARVAAEQAAAVRAELQARQSELMRQIEAVKAQYDVLTPEQRAVLADPGPPPPAPDPAPTPDPSIIAAPPPAPVEGAPAPTEAPGGRNDVVVQAALTQIGKPYSWGATGPDAFDCSGLIQWAFLQTGRKLPRSSQALADGGQPIGRGDLQPGDIVTFYDDVSHAGIYIGDGMMVHASTFGVPVKVAPISSSPFHNARRY; this comes from the coding sequence ATGACACGTGCACGCTCCAGCAGGGGGCTGCGCATCGCGGCATCAGTGGTTCTGCTGCTCGCAGTGGTCTCGGGCACCGGCAACGCCGACCCCGCCTCGGATGCGTTGGCCAGGCTCAACGAACTGTCCCGTACAGCCGAGCAGACCACCGAGGCGATGAATTCCGCCGAATTGGACCTCGACGCCAAGGTGGCCGAGCAAGCCGCCGCCGAGGCGCGCCGCAACGCCGACGAGGCCGTTCTGAATGCGGCCAGGGCTGATCTGGAGTCGTACCAGAGCGCGGTCGACGACGTCGCCGCCGCGATGTACATGGGCGGACGATCAGACGGCATGACGGCGGTGCTGACCGCGGATTCCCCCCAACAGTTGATCGACGAGTTGTCCGTCCAGCGGGTCATCTCGGCGGAGATGGCCACCGCCATGAAGGGTTACCGGCAGGCCAGCGACCGGGCGAACGCGGCGGCCCGCGAATCCACGGATTCCGCGGCTGCAGCACGTGTCGCCGCCGAGCAGGCCGCCGCGGTGCGCGCCGAATTACAAGCCCGACAGAGCGAGTTGATGCGCCAGATCGAGGCGGTCAAGGCGCAGTACGACGTGCTGACCCCGGAGCAGCGCGCCGTCCTGGCCGACCCCGGCCCGCCGCCGCCGGCACCCGATCCCGCACCCACCCCGGACCCGAGCATCATCGCCGCGCCGCCACCGGCCCCGGTCGAGGGTGCGCCCGCGCCCACCGAGGCGCCCGGCGGGCGGAACGACGTCGTCGTTCAAGCCGCCCTCACCCAGATCGGCAAGCCCTACTCCTGGGGAGCGACGGGCCCAGACGCGTTCGACTGCTCGGGGCTGATCCAGTGGGCGTTCCTGCAGACCGGCCGCAAGCTGCCGCGCTCGAGTCAGGCGCTGGCCGACGGAGGCCAACCGATCGGACGAGGCGACCTGCAGCCGGGCGACATCGTCACGTTCTACGACGATGTCTCCCATGCCGGCATCTACATCGGCGACGGCATGATGGTGCACGCCTCGACCTTCGGGGTGCCGGTCAAGGTGGCACCGATCTCCTCATCGCCGTTCCACAACGCCCGCCGCTATTGA
- a CDS encoding MPT63 family protein, with protein sequence MGFALMMGVGSAGVASAADDCAHRFGAHQQVADGGGVQDWAVTDLKKSGDVAPGFPVAGQLWEATATVMAVSGTSTPVIPNFSATSDGGSYPVLWQVASPQGISAATLAQGQTSTGKIYFDVTGGDPMAVKYTAGGAEPLMWCCSEAMMAMPMDKCTCCADMKEPCPCCAGKM encoded by the coding sequence ATGGGGTTCGCGTTGATGATGGGAGTGGGTTCTGCTGGGGTGGCATCGGCTGCCGATGATTGTGCGCACCGCTTCGGAGCGCATCAGCAGGTGGCCGATGGCGGTGGCGTGCAGGACTGGGCGGTGACCGATCTCAAGAAGAGCGGTGACGTGGCGCCTGGTTTCCCGGTGGCCGGTCAACTGTGGGAGGCAACTGCGACGGTGATGGCGGTATCGGGAACTTCGACACCGGTGATCCCCAACTTCTCCGCGACATCAGACGGCGGCAGCTACCCGGTGCTGTGGCAAGTGGCGAGTCCGCAGGGCATTTCCGCGGCCACGTTGGCTCAAGGTCAGACCTCGACGGGCAAGATCTACTTCGACGTCACCGGTGGGGATCCCATGGCCGTCAAGTACACCGCCGGCGGTGCGGAGCCGCTGATGTGGTGCTGCAGCGAGGCCATGATGGCGATGCCGATGGACAAATGCACATGCTGCGCCGACATGAAGGAACCGTGCCCCTGCTGCGCGGGAAAGATGTAG
- a CDS encoding molybdopterin-dependent oxidoreductase, with protein sequence MTALAALTGAHPILLTGDNPRAAATLAAQAGITDVRRAAPARQGRSGTRARGAASTPLAAVVDGRDALLAVAMNGEPLPLEHGYPARLVVPGLYGYVSATKWVSELEITRFDKASAYWTERGWAAQAPIKISSSIEVPAGFARLKAGDVVVAGVAWAQQRGIESVEVRVDDGPWQFATLAAEYSIDTWRQWYCEWNSTPGTRTLAVRCTDRSGQRQIVAQRPTVPDGSTGLERRVVFVE encoded by the coding sequence GTGACCGCCTTGGCCGCGCTCACCGGGGCGCACCCGATCCTGCTGACAGGCGACAATCCGCGGGCCGCCGCAACGCTCGCCGCGCAGGCCGGCATCACCGACGTGCGCCGGGCTGCTCCCGCACGACAAGGTCGAAGCGGTACGCGAGCTCGAGGCGCCGCGAGCACCCCCCTCGCCGCGGTAGTCGACGGCCGCGACGCTCTGCTGGCCGTGGCGATGAACGGCGAACCCCTACCTCTGGAACACGGGTATCCGGCCCGGCTCGTCGTGCCGGGCCTCTACGGATACGTCTCGGCCACCAAGTGGGTGAGTGAGCTGGAGATTACCCGCTTCGACAAGGCGTCGGCCTACTGGACCGAGCGCGGGTGGGCCGCCCAAGCACCGATCAAGATCTCGTCCAGCATCGAGGTGCCGGCCGGATTCGCTCGGCTGAAGGCCGGAGATGTTGTCGTCGCCGGGGTGGCCTGGGCGCAGCAACGCGGCATCGAATCGGTGGAAGTTCGTGTCGATGACGGGCCGTGGCAGTTCGCGACCCTCGCGGCCGAGTACTCGATCGACACGTGGAGGCAGTGGTACTGCGAGTGGAACAGCACTCCCGGCACGCGCACCCTCGCCGTGCGCTGCACGGATCGGTCGGGGCAACGGCAGATCGTCGCGCAGCGGCCGACCGTTCCCGATGGCTCCACCGGTCTGGAACGGCGCGTGGTCTTCGTCGAGTGA
- a CDS encoding L,D-transpeptidase codes for MVVLVASALAVAACASPAVTTTAQTPAAIADKGEPYADLLEPWLRSSVTDGAVGVPVDAPVTVAAGDGVLGAVEMINADGETIAGQLGPDGVTWSTAEPLGYNKRYTLTAEALGLAGVVTQRMTFQTQSPQNLTMPYVMPNDGDVVGVGQPVAIRFDEDITDRAAAQRAIDVTTTPRVEGAFYWLSAREVRWRPAQYWTPGTSVEVAVNTYGVDLGDGLFGQDSVTTRFTIGDQVIATADDATKTLTVRRNGEVVKTMPMSMGKNSTPTDNGAYIIGDRYANLVMDSSTYGVPVNSPNGYRLDVDWATQMSYSGIYVHSAPWSVGSQGNTNVSHGCLNVSPENAKWFYDNTKRGDIVEVVNTVGSTLPGTDGLGDWNVPWEQWRTGNTTV; via the coding sequence ATCGTCGTGCTGGTCGCGTCGGCGCTCGCCGTCGCGGCCTGCGCGAGTCCGGCGGTCACCACGACGGCGCAGACGCCCGCGGCCATCGCCGATAAGGGAGAGCCCTATGCCGATCTGCTGGAGCCCTGGTTGCGGTCGTCGGTGACCGACGGCGCCGTCGGGGTCCCCGTGGATGCGCCGGTGACCGTGGCCGCCGGCGACGGCGTCCTGGGCGCGGTCGAGATGATCAATGCCGACGGCGAGACCATCGCCGGGCAGCTCGGTCCGGACGGCGTGACGTGGTCCACCGCCGAACCACTGGGTTACAACAAGCGCTACACCTTGACCGCCGAGGCACTCGGACTCGCCGGAGTGGTCACCCAGCGCATGACGTTTCAGACTCAGTCACCACAGAACCTGACGATGCCCTACGTGATGCCCAACGACGGTGACGTCGTGGGAGTGGGGCAGCCGGTGGCCATCCGCTTCGACGAGGACATCACCGACCGCGCGGCTGCACAGCGAGCCATCGACGTCACCACGACCCCCCGCGTCGAGGGGGCGTTCTACTGGCTCAGCGCCCGCGAAGTCCGTTGGCGCCCAGCGCAGTACTGGACACCGGGCACCTCCGTCGAGGTCGCGGTGAACACCTACGGCGTAGACCTAGGTGACGGATTGTTCGGACAGGACAGCGTCACAACGCGGTTCACCATCGGCGACCAGGTCATCGCCACCGCCGACGACGCCACCAAGACGTTGACGGTGCGGCGCAACGGCGAGGTGGTCAAGACCATGCCGATGTCGATGGGCAAGAACAGCACCCCCACCGACAACGGCGCCTACATCATCGGCGACAGATACGCCAACCTCGTCATGGACTCCTCGACGTACGGTGTCCCCGTCAACTCCCCCAACGGATATCGCCTCGACGTCGACTGGGCCACCCAGATGTCCTACAGCGGCATCTACGTCCACTCCGCACCCTGGTCGGTCGGTAGCCAGGGCAACACCAACGTCAGCCACGGCTGCCTCAACGTCAGTCCCGAGAACGCGAAGTGGTTCTACGACAACACCAAACGCGGCGACATCGTCGAAGTGGTGAACACGGTGGGATCGACCCTCCCGGGGACCGACGGGCTCGGCGACTGGAACGTGCCCTGGGAACAGTGGCGGACCGGTAACACCACCGTCTGA
- a CDS encoding L,D-transpeptidase, which produces MTRRATVTAALSAAAVIGLSTTLWAGPRANAEPVAPDAPDPATPVVTVDPMTDTSAIVEQSAVPPPPLQPPNPSAIPAASAAGVPAGQDPTPYTGPPVFAPPTFNPLNGSMVGVAKPIAITFQRPIADRAMAEQAIHVSSNPPVPGKFYWMSDTQVRWRPIDFWPANTTVTVDASGTKSSFRTGESLVATIDDATHQMTVTRNGVVEKTFPVSLGKPKYETKNGTYYVLERFADIVMDSSTYGVPIDSAEGYKLKVQDAVRIDNSGIFVHGAPWSVADQGKRNVSHGCINLSPANAQWFYDNFGSGDPVVIKNTTGGIYNQPDGAQDWQI; this is translated from the coding sequence ATGACCCGGCGAGCCACCGTGACAGCTGCGCTCAGCGCAGCCGCCGTCATCGGCCTCAGCACGACGTTGTGGGCGGGTCCGCGCGCGAACGCCGAACCGGTAGCGCCCGACGCACCCGACCCGGCCACCCCCGTAGTCACCGTCGATCCGATGACAGACACGTCGGCCATCGTCGAACAGTCCGCGGTGCCACCTCCCCCACTGCAGCCACCGAATCCGTCCGCCATTCCAGCAGCGAGCGCAGCCGGTGTCCCCGCCGGACAGGATCCCACCCCCTACACCGGCCCGCCGGTGTTCGCCCCGCCGACGTTCAACCCGCTCAACGGGTCGATGGTCGGCGTCGCCAAACCGATCGCCATCACCTTCCAGCGTCCCATCGCCGACCGCGCCATGGCCGAACAAGCCATCCACGTCTCGTCGAACCCGCCCGTGCCCGGCAAGTTCTACTGGATGTCCGACACTCAGGTCCGATGGCGCCCCATCGACTTCTGGCCCGCCAACACGACGGTCACCGTCGACGCTTCGGGAACCAAGTCGAGCTTCCGGACCGGGGAATCCCTCGTCGCGACCATCGACGACGCCACCCACCAGATGACCGTCACCAGAAACGGCGTCGTCGAGAAGACCTTCCCGGTGTCACTGGGCAAACCGAAGTACGAGACCAAGAACGGCACCTACTACGTCCTGGAGAGGTTCGCCGACATCGTCATGGACTCCTCCACCTACGGCGTCCCGATCGATTCCGCCGAGGGCTACAAGCTCAAGGTGCAAGACGCCGTCCGCATCGACAACAGCGGGATCTTCGTCCACGGCGCCCCCTGGTCGGTGGCCGATCAGGGCAAGCGCAACGTCAGCCACGGCTGCATCAACCTCAGCCCCGCCAACGCCCAGTGGTTCTACGACAACTTCGGCAGCGGCGACCCCGTCGTCATCAAGAACACCACCGGCGGCATCTACAACCAACCCGACGGCGCTCAGGACTGGCAGATCTAG
- a CDS encoding sensor histidine kinase has translation MIAARWRRRPGLGMRLLIAQTTVLLAGAITTWVVAAVVGPPLFREHLHRAGVPGGSAEQLHAEEAYLYATVFSVGGAVAVSALTAFAVTLYVSRRLQRSVTEVAAAASAVSEGRYDVRVAPQNLGEDFDALSGAFNRMAAQLEAIDTTRRQLFGDLAHEIRTPVAVLEACLEAVEDGIRPLTPDTIAMMRDQSRRLVRFAGDLGALAQAEESAATMSFTDLDVADVITRTVAAVADRYHAKNVVLSTDLAAVRHDVWGDPQRLTQVLVNVLDNALRHTSAGGHVNVGTDIEGPHLVVRVTDDGDGIADAHLPHVFERLYRADTARDRDHGGSGLGLAIAKALVDAHGGHISATSAGSGTGATFTIGLPLLLVPLRTPSR, from the coding sequence ATGATCGCCGCTCGGTGGCGCCGCCGCCCCGGCCTGGGCATGCGGCTGCTGATCGCCCAGACCACGGTGCTGTTGGCCGGGGCGATCACCACCTGGGTGGTCGCCGCCGTCGTCGGACCGCCCCTGTTCCGCGAGCACCTGCACCGCGCCGGCGTGCCAGGGGGTTCGGCCGAGCAGCTGCACGCCGAGGAGGCCTACCTGTACGCGACGGTGTTCTCCGTCGGCGGCGCGGTGGCGGTGTCGGCGCTCACCGCGTTCGCGGTGACGCTCTACGTCAGCCGGCGGCTGCAGCGGTCGGTGACCGAAGTGGCCGCCGCGGCCAGCGCCGTGTCCGAGGGCCGATACGACGTGCGGGTGGCCCCGCAGAACCTCGGCGAGGACTTCGACGCGCTGTCGGGGGCGTTCAACCGAATGGCCGCCCAGCTCGAGGCCATCGACACCACCCGCCGTCAACTGTTCGGCGACCTCGCCCACGAGATACGCACGCCGGTGGCGGTGCTCGAGGCCTGCCTGGAAGCCGTCGAGGACGGCATCCGGCCGCTGACCCCCGACACCATCGCGATGATGCGCGATCAGTCACGTCGACTCGTGCGCTTCGCCGGAGATCTGGGCGCACTGGCCCAGGCCGAGGAGAGCGCGGCGACGATGTCGTTCACCGATCTCGACGTCGCCGACGTGATCACCCGGACCGTCGCCGCCGTCGCCGACCGGTACCACGCCAAGAACGTGGTGCTGTCGACGGACTTGGCGGCGGTGCGGCACGACGTGTGGGGCGACCCGCAGCGGCTCACTCAGGTTCTGGTCAACGTCCTGGACAACGCACTGCGTCACACGTCCGCCGGGGGCCACGTGAACGTGGGAACCGATATCGAGGGCCCGCACCTCGTCGTCCGCGTGACCGACGACGGCGACGGCATCGCCGACGCGCACCTACCGCACGTCTTCGAACGCCTCTACCGCGCCGACACCGCCCGCGATCGCGACCACGGCGGATCGGGGCTGGGATTGGCCATCGCCAAGGCGCTGGTGGACGCCCACGGCGGCCACATCAGCGCCACCAGCGCAGGCTCCGGCACGGGCGCCACCTTCACCATCGGACTGCCGCTGCTGCTCGTGCCGTTGCGAACACCGTCCCGCTGA
- a CDS encoding F510_1955 family glycosylhydrolase: protein MRLRRLTAAVLTGALAAACSANPPDSTTALVPGMTHIHGLGINPSNDSLYIATHYGLFRIDDKQRPQRIGTLTQDFMGFTVTGPDEFLASGHPDPADGQQPPHLGLIKSEDAGESWKSLSLEGSADFHALEYRHGRVYGHDSQSGKVMISRDERSWQPRAELAAVDLAVSPVDADEILATTRQGLQRSTDGALTFAAIAGTPALVFISWPERGPLVGADIEGTLYTSTDAGRTWRPRHALTARPQALLAAGDGEVYVATETSVYESTDDGATVQVVAAVE from the coding sequence GTGCGGCTTCGTAGGCTCACCGCCGCAGTTCTAACCGGAGCCCTCGCCGCGGCGTGTTCGGCGAACCCTCCCGACAGCACGACCGCACTCGTGCCGGGCATGACCCACATCCACGGCCTCGGCATCAACCCGTCGAACGACTCCCTGTACATCGCAACGCATTACGGGCTCTTTCGCATCGACGACAAACAAAGGCCGCAACGAATCGGGACCCTCACGCAGGACTTCATGGGCTTCACCGTCACCGGCCCTGACGAGTTTCTGGCCAGCGGCCACCCCGATCCGGCCGATGGTCAACAGCCGCCACATCTGGGCCTGATCAAGAGCGAGGACGCCGGTGAGTCGTGGAAGTCACTGTCTCTGGAGGGCAGCGCCGATTTTCACGCCCTCGAGTACCGCCACGGACGGGTGTACGGTCACGACAGCCAGTCGGGGAAGGTCATGATCAGCCGCGACGAACGGTCCTGGCAACCACGGGCAGAACTCGCCGCTGTCGACCTCGCGGTCTCACCGGTGGACGCTGACGAGATCCTCGCGACCACCCGCCAAGGGTTACAGCGCAGCACCGACGGGGCACTCACGTTCGCCGCCATCGCCGGCACACCGGCACTGGTGTTCATCAGCTGGCCTGAGCGCGGACCACTCGTCGGAGCTGACATCGAGGGAACTCTGTACACCAGCACGGACGCCGGCCGGACCTGGCGACCACGACACGCTCTGACGGCCAGACCTCAAGCCCTCCTCGCTGCCGGCGACGGTGAGGTGTACGTCGCGACCGAAACCTCCGTGTACGAATCGACGGACGACGGCGCAACGGTACAAGTCGTGGCGGCCGTCGAATAA
- a CDS encoding M56 family metallopeptidase, with the protein MAVCLLAYALSLTVLGPGVLSRFTRAGAAPRFAIGAWLAVMGSVLVAAVAAAALFVGQTVVSWGRIGPLLTGCMAGLGMIARGGYGQLVQVAVLALAAVSTLAVMTLGARAALALRRMRRGTHDHGRAVRIATGNTPPGPGGTFVLDSDRRGVYCLAGRPYIIVITRAALDALNDAQLAAVLAHERAHLRGRHHQVLALTGALSKLFPRVRLFTQGAGDVARLLEMCADDVAARRHSPDTVVDALLALSLPTPAIAPATPAAALGAAGLAVAQRVERLLFRPNGITARIGLMAATVAALLGPVLAISLMIAQPGMACI; encoded by the coding sequence ATGGCCGTGTGCCTGCTGGCCTACGCGCTGTCCTTGACGGTGCTCGGGCCGGGCGTGTTGTCGCGATTCACCCGTGCCGGCGCCGCGCCACGATTCGCCATTGGTGCCTGGCTGGCAGTGATGGGAAGTGTCCTGGTGGCCGCGGTAGCCGCGGCAGCGCTGTTCGTTGGCCAGACCGTCGTCTCCTGGGGCCGGATCGGCCCGTTGCTGACCGGGTGCATGGCTGGTCTGGGAATGATCGCCCGCGGCGGGTACGGCCAACTGGTACAGGTCGCCGTCCTGGCCTTGGCGGCGGTGAGCACCCTGGCGGTGATGACGCTCGGCGCTCGCGCCGCGCTGGCCCTTCGTCGGATGCGGCGGGGCACTCACGACCACGGTCGCGCCGTCCGAATCGCCACTGGAAACACCCCACCGGGTCCCGGCGGCACGTTCGTCCTCGACAGCGACCGCCGCGGGGTGTACTGCCTGGCTGGGCGCCCGTACATCATCGTCATCACCCGCGCCGCCCTCGACGCCCTAAACGACGCCCAGCTGGCCGCGGTGCTCGCCCACGAACGCGCCCATCTGAGGGGGCGTCACCACCAGGTCCTCGCCCTCACCGGCGCATTGAGCAAGCTGTTCCCCAGGGTCCGGCTGTTCACCCAAGGGGCCGGCGATGTCGCCCGACTCTTGGAGATGTGCGCCGATGACGTCGCCGCCCGCCGCCACAGCCCCGACACCGTCGTCGACGCACTCCTCGCCCTGAGCCTTCCGACCCCCGCTATCGCCCCGGCAACACCTGCAGCGGCGCTCGGCGCCGCCGGACTGGCCGTCGCCCAACGTGTGGAGCGACTGTTGTTCCGGCCCAACGGGATCACAGCCCGCATCGGTCTCATGGCGGCGACCGTTGCGGCCCTGCTCGGGCCGGTCCTCGCGATCTCGCTGATGATTGCCCAACCGGGGATGGCGTGTATCTAG
- a CDS encoding DUF305 domain-containing protein, translating to MRNVGKFGLLAAAAVAGTLTVGACSNTSAEHDMSSMGSSQTSAASAPSTSSGQSAQAHNDADVAFAQGMIPHHQQAVEMSDMLLGKQGIDPKVVTLANQIKAAQGPEIEKMQGWLTDWGVPTTASPEMSNMPGMPNMSGMPGHDMSGMGGGGMMSQQDMAALQNAQGAEASRLFLTQMIEHHKGAITMARTEVDGGQFPAATEMARSIITSQQQEIDSMNAMLAAM from the coding sequence ATGAGGAACGTTGGGAAGTTCGGATTGCTGGCCGCTGCTGCGGTGGCGGGCACGTTGACGGTGGGTGCGTGTAGCAACACCTCGGCGGAGCACGACATGTCGTCGATGGGCAGCTCGCAGACCTCGGCTGCTTCGGCTCCCTCGACGTCGAGTGGTCAGTCGGCGCAGGCGCACAACGATGCCGACGTGGCGTTCGCGCAGGGCATGATCCCGCACCACCAGCAGGCCGTCGAGATGAGCGACATGCTGCTGGGTAAGCAGGGCATCGACCCGAAGGTGGTGACGCTGGCCAACCAGATCAAGGCGGCCCAGGGCCCCGAGATCGAGAAGATGCAGGGCTGGCTCACCGACTGGGGCGTGCCGACCACGGCGTCGCCGGAGATGTCGAACATGCCGGGGATGCCGAACATGTCCGGGATGCCCGGACACGACATGAGCGGCATGGGCGGCGGGGGCATGATGTCGCAGCAGGACATGGCGGCACTGCAGAACGCCCAGGGCGCCGAGGCGAGCAGGCTGTTCCTGACGCAGATGATCGAGCACCACAAGGGAGCGATCACCATGGCCCGCACCGAGGTGGACGGCGGCCAGTTCCCGGCGGCCACCGAGATGGCGCGCTCTATCATCACCTCTCAGCAGCAGGAGATCGACTCCATGAACGCGATGTTGGCCGCGATGTGA